One segment of Amycolatopsis alba DSM 44262 DNA contains the following:
- a CDS encoding cytochrome c biogenesis protein DipZ: protein MPTLLLAGLLAGIVTSVSPCVLPVLPVVLTAAARRPWGVVGGLVTSFSLATLFGTLVLGSLNLPGGLLRNAGIVALALLGVGLIFPRAGELLERPFARLRGHAASPRRNGFVTGLALGLVYVPCAGPVLATIAVLGATHQIGFDTLLLTAAFGVGTGIPLLALAASGGALARRTRFFRDHARRLRAATGAALILVAAVTAFDLAAPLQRVVPDYTAATQRAVGSQQLDQLTHAPDFAGISQWLNTPGGEPLSLKELRGKVVVVSFWTYSCINCQRALPHLKQWYDTYRGAGLEVVGVHTPEFAFEHDPGNVAEQAKALGVNYPIAIDNDYATWSAYDNHYWPAAYLVDATGQVRRSSFGEGGYADFEQQIRTALTESGARSLPSPTDLPDTTPGTALTPETYLGSEHAPLATSGDKISAGETRAYTFPGRLDPDTFALGGTWTSNGEHLTAGPDAGLRLDFRASSVHLVLGGTGTVTVDGTKTIAVSGAPTLYTLLDGHTGHGQLSLSVSPGVQAYAFTFS from the coding sequence ATGCCCACCCTGCTTCTCGCCGGTTTACTCGCCGGGATCGTCACCAGCGTCTCGCCCTGCGTGCTCCCCGTCCTGCCCGTCGTCCTGACCGCCGCAGCGCGGCGGCCGTGGGGCGTCGTCGGCGGGCTGGTGACCAGTTTCAGCCTCGCGACGCTGTTCGGCACGCTCGTGCTCGGCTCACTGAACCTGCCCGGCGGGCTCCTGCGTAACGCGGGAATCGTGGCGCTCGCCCTGCTCGGAGTCGGCCTGATCTTCCCGCGCGCCGGGGAACTGCTGGAGCGCCCGTTCGCCCGCCTGCGCGGCCACGCCGCATCGCCCCGCCGAAACGGCTTCGTGACCGGGCTGGCACTGGGGCTGGTGTACGTGCCGTGCGCGGGCCCGGTCCTGGCCACCATCGCTGTCCTCGGGGCCACGCACCAGATCGGGTTCGACACTCTCCTGCTGACCGCGGCCTTTGGCGTGGGCACAGGGATCCCGCTGCTCGCGCTGGCCGCTTCGGGCGGTGCGCTCGCCCGGCGGACCCGTTTCTTCCGCGACCACGCCCGGCGTCTGCGCGCCGCCACCGGCGCCGCACTGATCCTGGTGGCCGCCGTGACCGCGTTCGACCTTGCCGCCCCGCTGCAGCGCGTGGTGCCGGACTACACCGCCGCCACACAACGGGCCGTCGGATCGCAGCAGCTCGACCAGCTCACCCACGCACCGGACTTCGCCGGGATTTCCCAGTGGCTCAACACGCCTGGCGGAGAACCGTTGTCACTCAAGGAACTACGGGGCAAGGTCGTCGTCGTCAGCTTCTGGACCTACAGCTGTATCAACTGCCAGCGCGCGCTGCCGCACCTGAAGCAGTGGTACGACACCTACCGCGGGGCCGGCCTGGAGGTCGTCGGCGTGCACACCCCGGAGTTCGCGTTCGAACACGATCCGGGGAACGTGGCCGAACAAGCGAAGGCCCTGGGCGTGAACTATCCGATCGCGATCGACAACGACTACGCCACTTGGAGTGCCTACGACAACCACTACTGGCCGGCGGCTTACCTGGTCGACGCGACCGGTCAGGTGCGGCGGTCCAGCTTCGGCGAGGGCGGCTACGCGGACTTCGAGCAGCAGATCCGCACCGCCCTCACCGAAAGCGGCGCCCGCTCGCTCCCCAGCCCCACCGATCTCCCGGACACCACGCCAGGCACCGCACTGACGCCGGAAACCTACCTCGGTTCCGAACACGCGCCGCTCGCCACGAGCGGCGACAAGATCTCTGCCGGAGAGACCCGCGCCTACACCTTTCCCGGCAGGCTCGATCCGGACACGTTCGCACTCGGCGGCACCTGGACCTCGAACGGCGAGCACCTCACCGCGGGCCCGGATGCGGGACTGCGCCTCGACTTCCGCGCCTCGTCCGTCCACTTGGTACTCGGCGGCACCGGGACGGTGACGGTGGACGGCACGAAGACCATCGCGGTCTCCGGCGCACCGACGCTCTACACCCTGCTGGACGGACACACCGGACACGGGCAGCTGTCGCTGTCGGTGAGCCCCGGCGTGCAGGCCTATGCCTTCACCTTCAGCTAG
- a CDS encoding organic hydroperoxide resistance protein, with protein MSEVTYTAVASSTAEGRNGGHARSDDGALDVTLGVPKAFGGAGDGTNPEQLFAAGWASCFVGAVRRVAAAKKVKPTDLAVVAEITLHHDTEAGEFKLSAALHLEASGVDQATADELVQGAHQLCPYSKATRGNIEVTLDATVA; from the coding sequence ATGTCTGAAGTCACCTACACCGCGGTCGCCTCCTCCACCGCGGAGGGCCGCAACGGGGGTCACGCGAGGTCCGACGACGGCGCGCTCGACGTCACCCTCGGCGTCCCGAAGGCATTCGGCGGCGCCGGTGACGGCACCAACCCGGAACAGCTGTTCGCGGCGGGCTGGGCGTCCTGCTTCGTCGGCGCCGTGCGCCGGGTCGCCGCGGCGAAAAAGGTCAAGCCGACCGACCTCGCCGTCGTCGCGGAAATCACCCTGCACCACGACACCGAGGCCGGCGAATTCAAGCTGAGCGCGGCCCTGCATCTCGAGGCCTCCGGCGTCGACCAGGCGACCGCCGACGAACTGGTCCAGGGCGCGCACCAGCTGTGCCCGTACTCGAAGGCCACGCGCGGCAACATCGAAGTCACCCTCGACGCCACCGTCGCCTGA
- a CDS encoding acyl-CoA dehydrogenase family protein: protein MSDNISGETRALALPNLLRGAIEAARDEADMLGRLPDHLVTELRDAGAFSLFTPAEYGGLEVSLSTALTVYEQFGRIDTSAAWVVWNANFGFTAAMLGEAGAAKVWTGGREPVLANAGQPGQAVAVDGGYRLSGRWGIVSGIEAVEWFVPLGVVMDGEQPVMTEAGTPDVRLFHVRQDQLKIEHTWNVSGMGATGSHGVVVEDAFVPAELTARIDAPLRLDRPTYRLNPILLVFAGCTAVALGTVEQAIDELVTLAPGKASPFGGLLAEQPHVQESLARHEAAVRAARLFLFDVARRIDETAGQATVALHADLHSAMAHAAVVGRDALVEMYRLGSSTSLYLGNALDRLYRDGMVALQHVNQAPEFFGGSGRVRLGLEPGLPLF from the coding sequence ATGTCCGACAACATTTCCGGGGAGACCCGTGCGCTCGCCCTGCCGAACCTGCTGCGGGGCGCGATCGAGGCCGCGCGTGACGAGGCCGACATGCTCGGCCGCCTGCCGGATCACCTGGTCACCGAACTTCGTGACGCGGGTGCCTTCAGTCTGTTCACTCCTGCCGAGTACGGCGGGCTGGAGGTGTCGCTCAGCACCGCGCTGACCGTTTACGAACAGTTCGGGCGGATCGACACCTCGGCCGCTTGGGTCGTGTGGAACGCCAATTTCGGTTTCACCGCGGCGATGCTCGGTGAGGCGGGCGCGGCGAAGGTCTGGACCGGAGGCCGGGAACCGGTGCTGGCGAACGCGGGCCAGCCTGGCCAGGCCGTCGCGGTGGACGGCGGTTACCGGCTTTCCGGGCGGTGGGGCATCGTCAGCGGGATCGAGGCGGTCGAATGGTTCGTTCCGCTCGGCGTCGTGATGGACGGCGAGCAGCCCGTGATGACCGAGGCGGGCACCCCGGACGTGCGCCTGTTCCACGTCCGTCAGGACCAGCTGAAGATCGAGCACACCTGGAATGTCAGCGGTATGGGTGCGACCGGCAGCCACGGGGTGGTGGTCGAGGACGCGTTCGTCCCGGCGGAGCTGACCGCGAGGATCGATGCCCCGTTGCGGCTGGACCGGCCCACTTACCGGCTCAACCCGATTCTGCTGGTCTTCGCCGGCTGCACCGCTGTCGCGCTGGGCACGGTCGAGCAGGCCATCGACGAACTGGTCACGCTCGCTCCCGGCAAGGCGTCCCCGTTCGGCGGTCTGCTCGCCGAGCAGCCGCACGTCCAGGAATCGCTGGCCCGGCACGAGGCCGCGGTCCGGGCCGCGCGCCTGTTCCTGTTCGACGTGGCCAGGCGGATCGACGAGACCGCCGGGCAGGCCACGGTCGCCCTGCACGCCGATCTGCACTCGGCCATGGCCCACGCGGCCGTCGTCGGCCGGGACGCCCTGGTCGAGATGTACCGGTTGGGGAGCTCCACTTCGCTCTACCTGGGCAATGCTCTCGACAGGCTGTACCGCGACGGGATGGTGGCGCTGCAGCACGTCAACCAGGCACCGGAATTCTTCGGTGGTTCGGGGCGCGTGCGGCTCGGCCTGGAGCCCGGTCTGCCGTTGTTCTGA
- a CDS encoding CGNR zinc finger domain-containing protein, with protein MEHAFPCGNLALDFVGTLRARRSLPREMLRTPGGLDLWFVEAGVADRAPGSDPDDLAAALVLRERIYDLVRARLEDEPGEAAAIDVLNRMAARPPVAPRLGRSGLVREATPDQALSDVARVAIEVLGGPDAAFLKECGRPECTQVYLDTSRGGRREWCAMATCGNMMKALAHRARQRGNPPLSPSRLG; from the coding sequence GTGGAGCACGCCTTTCCCTGCGGCAACCTCGCCCTTGACTTCGTGGGCACTCTGCGTGCCCGCCGGAGCCTGCCGAGGGAGATGCTGCGTACTCCTGGTGGCCTCGACCTGTGGTTCGTCGAGGCCGGTGTCGCGGACCGTGCCCCTGGCAGCGATCCGGACGATCTCGCCGCCGCGCTGGTCCTGCGCGAGCGGATCTACGACCTCGTCCGGGCTCGGCTCGAGGACGAGCCCGGTGAGGCCGCGGCGATCGACGTGCTCAATCGGATGGCCGCGAGGCCGCCAGTGGCCCCGCGACTCGGCCGAAGCGGACTGGTCCGGGAGGCCACGCCGGACCAGGCGCTGTCCGACGTCGCCCGCGTCGCGATCGAAGTCCTCGGTGGTCCGGACGCCGCATTCCTCAAAGAATGCGGTCGGCCGGAGTGCACCCAGGTCTACCTCGACACCTCCCGCGGCGGGCGCCGTGAGTGGTGCGCGATGGCGACTTGCGGGAACATGATGAAGGCGCTGGCCCATCGAGCCCGGCAGCGCGGTAATCCTCCGTTGAGTCCGTCACGTCTGGGATGA
- a CDS encoding tannase/feruloyl esterase family alpha/beta hydrolase, with protein sequence MTTRRKGRPTGRLAKVLVVALPIAALIPLAGSASAELTPAQATAPACAQVPVTAPQGAKIESVQAERHQGGTLSFPATELSPATVITDVPSYCQLTVTVTHPGAGDHVKVGITLPETGWTGRLQGIGGSAYAAGNFGAPLAQAVKDGYTGVTTDAGVLGGLDTSWAVTGDGTVNRALLSNFASRSVHESALIGKDVVRKHYGRAVSYAYWNGCSTGGRQGYGEAQDHARDFDGILANAPAVNWTQFAVATLWPQVVMNNDRHFVADCVLGAFQKAAIQACDARDGVTNGVIDQPDECSYDPRSLVGTKVLCAGREVAVTTEDADVMRKIWAGPTDERGRKLWSGLPKGADYTWLAGTQPDANGTLFAPGFPVAVHWVQSFLKKQPGFDTSKLTYVQYRDLFRQSVREYDRVIGTSDPNLSDFRRAGGKLITVVGTADQLIPPGGTLAYREQVERRMGGADRVNDFYRLFLAPGVQHCGGGAGAQPVNALSALVDWVEQDKAPATLAATTLDGTGSRNLCPLPQMSRYNGHGNPALSSSYHCTRF encoded by the coding sequence ATGACGACAAGACGAAAAGGCAGACCCACGGGCCGCCTGGCGAAGGTCCTGGTGGTGGCACTGCCGATCGCCGCCCTGATCCCCCTCGCCGGGAGCGCGTCGGCCGAACTCACGCCCGCACAGGCCACGGCCCCGGCCTGTGCGCAGGTGCCGGTGACCGCGCCCCAGGGCGCGAAGATCGAATCGGTGCAGGCCGAACGCCACCAGGGCGGGACACTCTCGTTCCCGGCCACGGAGCTGTCGCCGGCGACCGTGATCACCGATGTGCCGTCGTACTGCCAGCTCACCGTGACCGTCACCCATCCGGGGGCGGGCGATCACGTGAAGGTCGGGATCACGCTCCCGGAGACCGGCTGGACCGGGCGGCTCCAGGGCATCGGTGGCAGTGCCTACGCCGCGGGCAACTTCGGCGCGCCGCTGGCGCAGGCGGTGAAGGACGGCTACACGGGGGTCACGACCGATGCCGGTGTCCTCGGTGGACTCGACACCAGCTGGGCGGTGACCGGCGACGGCACGGTCAACCGGGCGCTGCTGAGCAACTTCGCGTCCCGTTCGGTGCACGAGTCGGCGTTGATCGGCAAGGACGTGGTGCGCAAGCACTACGGCCGCGCGGTGTCGTACGCGTACTGGAACGGCTGCTCGACCGGTGGCCGCCAGGGCTACGGAGAAGCCCAGGACCACGCACGCGACTTCGACGGCATCCTGGCCAACGCGCCGGCGGTGAACTGGACCCAGTTCGCGGTGGCGACCCTGTGGCCGCAGGTCGTGATGAACAACGACCGCCACTTCGTCGCCGACTGCGTCCTCGGTGCCTTCCAGAAGGCCGCGATCCAGGCCTGTGACGCCCGTGACGGAGTCACCAACGGCGTCATCGACCAGCCGGACGAGTGCAGCTACGATCCGCGCTCGCTGGTGGGCACCAAGGTGCTCTGCGCCGGCCGTGAGGTCGCCGTGACCACCGAGGACGCGGACGTCATGCGCAAGATCTGGGCGGGCCCGACCGACGAGCGCGGACGGAAACTGTGGTCCGGGCTCCCCAAGGGCGCGGACTACACCTGGCTGGCAGGCACGCAGCCCGACGCGAACGGCACCCTGTTCGCTCCGGGGTTCCCGGTGGCCGTGCACTGGGTGCAGAGCTTCCTGAAGAAGCAGCCCGGTTTCGACACCTCGAAGCTGACGTACGTCCAGTACCGCGACCTGTTCCGCCAGTCGGTGCGGGAGTACGACCGGGTCATCGGCACCTCCGACCCGAACCTGTCGGACTTCCGCCGCGCGGGTGGCAAGCTGATCACCGTCGTCGGCACGGCCGACCAGCTGATCCCGCCGGGCGGCACGCTCGCCTACCGTGAGCAGGTCGAACGGCGGATGGGCGGGGCGGACCGGGTGAACGACTTCTACCGCCTGTTCCTGGCCCCTGGTGTGCAGCACTGCGGTGGTGGCGCGGGTGCGCAGCCGGTCAACGCGCTGAGCGCGCTGGTCGACTGGGTCGAGCAGGACAAGGCCCCGGCCACGCTGGCCGCGACCACCCTCGACGGCACGGGGTCGCGGAACCTCTGTCCGCTGCCGCAGATGTCACGCTACAACGGGCACGGTAACCCGGCGCTTTCATCGAGCTACCACTGCACGAGGTTCTGA
- a CDS encoding ParB/Srx family N-terminal domain-containing protein, with amino-acid sequence MRIGTRFGRIVTVVAVASVGVGLAGTGASAAPGSRPWFCGHDNRSAPYSGYLCAEAGDLLDVRIGDVHPTQPSLGYDEVYYKLGRYTLGKDAINKKFDDWCEADGRNAAASVSPGARLDDPSSFACELAVGAETPASVGAMKTVVIGPGGEPFLTDGHHTLTSFAETPDGGLNLHVRLRVLANYSTLTRQDFWARMKDHKWVWLRDADGKPVKVNKLPSSVGLANFGNDRYRGLLYFGRDIGYTQGDLPFQEFYWGAWLRDAKPVDLCKWNTGDLTSYLATVKSFTQAMVALPKSSVVDSGFTAADLGALDDWNDGAAAGKGEFGKLSKPYTDAKPGKLAYALEYKKTHGLR; translated from the coding sequence ATGCGCATTGGTACCAGGTTCGGTCGGATCGTCACAGTCGTCGCCGTCGCGTCGGTCGGTGTCGGACTGGCCGGCACGGGGGCGAGTGCGGCGCCGGGCTCCCGGCCTTGGTTCTGCGGTCACGACAACCGGTCGGCACCGTACTCCGGCTACCTGTGCGCCGAGGCCGGTGACCTGCTCGACGTGCGGATCGGCGACGTGCACCCCACTCAGCCGTCGCTGGGCTACGACGAGGTCTACTACAAGCTCGGCCGCTACACCCTCGGCAAGGACGCGATCAACAAGAAGTTCGACGACTGGTGCGAGGCCGACGGCCGGAACGCCGCCGCGTCGGTGTCACCGGGAGCCCGGCTGGACGACCCGTCCTCGTTCGCTTGCGAGTTGGCGGTCGGCGCGGAGACACCGGCAAGTGTCGGAGCCATGAAGACGGTCGTGATCGGGCCTGGCGGTGAGCCGTTCCTGACCGATGGCCACCACACCCTGACCTCGTTCGCCGAAACCCCCGACGGCGGGCTGAACCTGCACGTCCGGCTGCGGGTGCTGGCGAACTACAGCACGCTGACCCGGCAGGACTTCTGGGCGCGGATGAAGGACCACAAGTGGGTCTGGCTGCGCGACGCCGACGGCAAACCGGTCAAGGTGAACAAGCTGCCGTCCTCCGTGGGGCTGGCCAACTTCGGCAACGACCGATACCGCGGCCTGCTCTACTTCGGCCGTGACATCGGCTATACACAGGGCGATCTGCCGTTCCAGGAGTTCTACTGGGGCGCCTGGTTGCGCGACGCCAAGCCGGTCGATCTGTGCAAGTGGAACACCGGCGACCTGACGAGCTACCTGGCGACGGTCAAGTCGTTCACACAGGCGATGGTGGCACTGCCCAAGTCTTCGGTGGTGGACAGCGGCTTCACCGCCGCGGACCTCGGCGCTCTGGACGACTGGAACGACGGCGCGGCCGCGGGCAAGGGAGAGTTCGGCAAGCTGAGCAAGCCCTACACCGACGCCAAGCCCGGCAAGCTCGCCTACGCCTTGGAATACAAGAAGACCCACGGCCTGCGCTGA
- a CDS encoding NYN domain-containing protein, whose product MVGENAVRLAVLIDADNARPSITEGLLAEVAKYGTAHVKRAYGDWTGTNLKGWKDHLLAQSIQPIQQFAYTTGKNATDAAMVIDAMDLLYSGRFDGFCIVSSDSDFTRLAARLRESGLTVYGFGERKTPQPFVAACDKFIYTENLAHPHNPNAPVETDPKPKTATAAAQLKADTALVNQLRNAVEAASDDDGWAALAAVGSIITKQRPDFDPRNYGYPKLSGLITATTLFEQDRRTPGDGKPAVIYIRDKRRRPAE is encoded by the coding sequence ATGGTCGGTGAGAACGCTGTCAGACTCGCGGTGCTGATCGACGCGGACAACGCGCGGCCCTCGATCACCGAAGGCCTGCTGGCCGAGGTCGCCAAGTACGGCACCGCGCACGTCAAACGCGCCTACGGCGACTGGACCGGCACCAACCTCAAAGGCTGGAAAGACCACCTGCTCGCCCAGTCGATCCAGCCCATCCAGCAATTCGCCTACACCACCGGCAAGAACGCCACCGACGCCGCGATGGTCATCGACGCGATGGACCTGCTCTACTCCGGGCGCTTCGACGGGTTCTGCATCGTCTCCAGCGACAGCGACTTCACCAGGCTCGCCGCACGCCTGCGCGAATCCGGCCTCACCGTCTACGGCTTCGGCGAACGCAAAACACCCCAGCCCTTCGTCGCCGCCTGCGACAAATTCATCTACACCGAGAACCTCGCCCACCCCCACAACCCCAACGCGCCAGTCGAAACGGACCCCAAGCCGAAAACCGCCACGGCCGCGGCACAACTGAAGGCCGACACAGCCCTGGTGAACCAACTGCGCAACGCCGTCGAGGCAGCCTCCGACGACGACGGCTGGGCCGCACTCGCCGCCGTAGGCAGCATCATCACCAAACAACGCCCGGACTTCGACCCACGCAACTACGGCTACCCCAAACTCAGCGGACTGATCACCGCCACCACCCTGTTCGAACAGGACCGCCGCACTCCCGGCGACGGCAAACCCGCAGTCATCTACATCCGCGACAAACGACGCCGCCCCGCCGAATAA
- a CDS encoding tetratricopeptide repeat protein produces the protein MRDGLYRALPQALGNVGVTWTECDHEDRGDGVLVAIPPTVAKSVLVEVFPDELAAALLEHNRAHVAEEQIKLRVALHAGEVHYDDHGVTGESVNLAFRLLDAPALKDVLARSVGVLAFITSSWFFDEVVQHSRADNRDMYYRATVEIKETKTVGWICLPDVPRSPLSVPSEVPLETGRIPAPRQLPAHTPYFVGREHELAQLTTSLDIAGQESGTVVITAIDGTAGIGKTALALHWAHKAKGRFPDGQLHINLRGFDLAAPIDPGDALAGFLHALGVDAQAIPAELDAQAALYRSVLAGRRVLVLLDNARGSEQVRPLLPGSPTCAVIITSRNRLEGLTMTEGAHRVTLDLLPAHDAIALLAKRIGRHRLDTEPDMTMKLVNMCARLPLALNIAAARANPHPKLSVSQLVEELRSERDRLDSLDLGDTDLNLRVVFSRSYTMLPSDSARMFRLLGLHPGPDINHHACAAIAGLSPGPARVLLRELRNAHLIEEHTPNRFRFHDLLRFYAAEQAEREPDPVRTIAEQRFLDHYLYTSLAANRRIDPSRPRLAGADPNPDARALSFPDYGSAWRWFDAERHVLIAAIDYAYSHGWHGHAWQLPWAIAVFLQRQGLYHLYATTQSIAASAADQLDDRHAYATAARHLANAHVRLGNYTEARKYGQHALDTCREIGDRYSQARSHHVLATSYSWEGSYHDARHHYLEAIALFREIDHRGGQADTLSWLGRTHSQLGDYNQAVHCCQLALALCREVGDHHAEATCLDSLGYAFHHLDSHDKAVSNYHESLALFRRLGDHYYEATTLLHLADTHRAMRNHQPAQEALLAALTIFERLHHPFAERARNALTELG, from the coding sequence GTGCGGGATGGCCTCTACCGGGCTTTGCCGCAGGCACTGGGCAACGTCGGCGTGACGTGGACCGAGTGCGATCATGAAGATCGCGGAGACGGTGTCCTCGTCGCGATACCACCGACCGTGGCGAAGAGCGTCCTCGTCGAAGTCTTTCCCGACGAACTCGCCGCAGCGCTCTTGGAGCACAATCGGGCGCATGTAGCGGAAGAACAGATCAAACTTCGGGTCGCCCTGCATGCCGGAGAGGTTCACTACGACGATCACGGCGTAACCGGCGAGTCAGTCAACCTCGCGTTCCGACTGCTTGACGCTCCTGCACTTAAGGACGTACTCGCGAGGTCCGTCGGCGTACTGGCGTTCATCACCTCGTCATGGTTCTTCGACGAAGTCGTCCAGCACAGCCGGGCCGACAACCGCGACATGTACTACCGGGCAACGGTAGAGATCAAGGAGACGAAAACTGTTGGCTGGATCTGCCTGCCCGACGTTCCTCGTTCGCCCTTGTCTGTTCCATCTGAGGTGCCGCTGGAAACCGGCCGGATTCCGGCTCCGAGGCAGCTTCCCGCACATACTCCTTACTTTGTGGGGCGGGAGCACGAACTCGCCCAGCTCACCACATCACTTGACATCGCTGGTCAGGAGTCAGGGACTGTCGTCATCACGGCCATCGACGGCACTGCCGGTATCGGCAAGACCGCGCTGGCCTTGCACTGGGCCCACAAAGCAAAAGGCCGTTTCCCAGACGGGCAGCTCCACATCAACCTCCGGGGCTTCGACCTGGCGGCGCCGATCGACCCAGGTGACGCCCTCGCCGGCTTCCTCCACGCCCTGGGTGTCGACGCCCAGGCCATTCCCGCCGAGCTCGATGCCCAAGCGGCCTTGTATCGGAGCGTGCTTGCGGGGCGACGTGTTCTGGTGCTCTTGGACAACGCCCGCGGCAGTGAACAGGTCAGACCATTGCTACCGGGCAGCCCCACCTGCGCTGTGATCATCACCAGCCGCAACCGGCTGGAAGGACTCACGATGACCGAAGGAGCCCATCGCGTAACGCTCGACTTGTTGCCCGCTCACGACGCGATCGCGCTGCTGGCCAAGCGCATTGGCCGCCATCGACTTGATACCGAGCCTGATATGACGATGAAATTGGTCAACATGTGCGCCCGGCTTCCGCTGGCCCTGAACATCGCCGCCGCACGAGCAAATCCTCATCCGAAACTCTCCGTGAGTCAGCTGGTCGAAGAGCTGCGCAGCGAGCGCGACCGCTTGGACAGCCTCGATCTCGGTGACACGGACCTCAACCTACGGGTGGTGTTCTCACGGTCATACACCATGCTCCCATCGGACTCCGCACGCATGTTCCGGCTGCTCGGCTTGCACCCTGGGCCCGACATCAACCACCACGCATGTGCCGCAATCGCCGGTCTATCCCCAGGACCGGCCAGGGTCTTGCTACGGGAACTACGCAACGCGCATCTCATCGAAGAGCACACGCCGAACCGGTTCCGCTTCCATGACCTGCTTCGCTTCTACGCCGCCGAACAAGCCGAACGTGAGCCTGACCCGGTCAGAACCATTGCTGAACAGAGATTTCTCGACCACTACTTGTACACCTCACTCGCCGCCAACCGGCGCATCGACCCCAGCCGCCCACGCCTCGCCGGCGCCGACCCGAACCCCGATGCGCGAGCCTTGTCCTTTCCCGATTACGGCTCCGCGTGGCGGTGGTTCGACGCCGAACGCCATGTACTCATCGCTGCAATCGACTACGCCTACAGCCACGGTTGGCACGGTCATGCCTGGCAACTACCTTGGGCGATCGCGGTCTTTCTGCAACGGCAAGGCCTTTATCACCTCTACGCCACAACACAGAGCATCGCGGCGAGTGCCGCCGATCAGCTGGACGACAGGCATGCCTATGCCACCGCCGCGCGACACCTGGCCAACGCACATGTACGTCTGGGCAACTACACCGAAGCGCGCAAGTACGGCCAACACGCTCTTGATACTTGCCGTGAGATCGGCGACCGATACAGCCAAGCGCGCAGCCACCACGTCCTCGCCACGAGTTACAGCTGGGAAGGCAGCTACCACGATGCTCGACATCACTACTTGGAGGCCATCGCGCTGTTTCGCGAGATCGATCATCGCGGCGGACAGGCTGACACGCTCAGCTGGCTGGGACGAACTCACAGTCAGCTCGGTGACTACAACCAAGCCGTCCACTGCTGCCAATTAGCCCTCGCTCTATGCAGAGAGGTCGGTGACCATCATGCGGAAGCCACCTGTTTGGACAGCTTGGGCTACGCCTTCCACCACCTCGACAGCCACGACAAAGCCGTCAGCAACTACCACGAATCGCTAGCCCTGTTCCGCAGACTCGGCGATCACTACTACGAGGCGACGACTCTGCTCCACCTCGCTGACACCCACCGCGCCATGCGAAACCACCAGCCCGCGCAAGAAGCTCTGCTCGCCGCACTCACTATCTTTGAGCGCCTCCACCACCCTTTCGCAGAACGTGCCCGCAACGCGCTGACAGAACTCGGCTGA
- a CDS encoding SAM-dependent methyltransferase: protein MSELNEEEFPPPGVDLTHPSPARIYDYALGGTSNWEIDRQFADKLIADYPMVKSIALANRMFLHRAVRHLVKAGIRQFIDIGSGLPTMGHTHEVADRLAPGQARVVYVDYEPVAVAHSRSILREHGDENRHTAIHADMRDTDRLWDAIADTGILDLDQPVALLLIAVLHFQQPPAHPDTDRDDIGASVVARYRELLPPNSYLAISHATNHNVPATQVKLLADLKALYDNLSSPAIWRTHQEVTDLFGNFTLHPPGVTWTPLWHPEESTGRDVTIQFDDPSESVILAGIAQKEA, encoded by the coding sequence GTGTCCGAGCTCAATGAGGAAGAGTTCCCCCCGCCTGGTGTCGATCTCACACACCCGAGCCCGGCGCGAATCTACGATTACGCCCTCGGCGGCACCAGCAACTGGGAAATCGACCGGCAGTTCGCCGACAAGCTGATCGCCGACTATCCCATGGTCAAGTCCATCGCCCTCGCCAACCGCATGTTCCTGCACCGTGCCGTACGACACCTCGTCAAAGCCGGCATACGCCAATTCATCGACATCGGATCCGGCCTGCCCACCATGGGCCACACCCATGAGGTTGCCGATCGCCTTGCTCCCGGACAAGCTCGGGTCGTCTACGTCGACTACGAGCCCGTCGCCGTCGCCCACTCCCGCAGCATCCTGCGTGAACACGGTGACGAAAACCGGCACACTGCCATCCACGCTGACATGCGCGATACAGACCGGCTTTGGGACGCCATCGCCGACACCGGCATCCTCGATCTCGACCAACCCGTCGCGCTGCTGCTCATCGCCGTCCTGCATTTCCAGCAACCCCCAGCGCACCCCGACACCGACAGAGATGACATCGGTGCCAGCGTCGTCGCCCGCTACCGCGAACTCCTCCCCCCGAATTCCTACCTGGCTATCTCCCATGCCACCAACCACAACGTCCCTGCCACCCAAGTCAAACTGCTCGCCGACCTCAAAGCTCTCTACGACAACCTCAGCAGCCCCGCGATCTGGCGTACTCACCAAGAAGTCACCGACCTCTTCGGCAACTTCACCCTCCACCCGCCCGGCGTCACCTGGACCCCCCTCTGGCATCCCGAAGAATCCACCGGTCGTGACGTCACCATCCAATTCGACGATCCCAGCGAATCCGTCATCCTCGCCGGCATCGCACAAAAGGAAGCCTGA